The nucleotide window GCTAAACAGCTCGCCTTCGCCCAGGAACTTTGAAAAGCAACAACGCAACGCTGCAACCTCACAAAAAAATTGCGATACACAAAAGACAACAAAGCAAGCAGTCTAGCGAGTGTCGACATCCATAATCAAAAAGCATCGTCGGGTTGTTGATGTTAAAAGTGGCGCGGCACCCGTGCCACAGCCTCCACCGCAGCCACCCAGAATGACAAGGTGTTGGGACATGAGCGTACCggtacagccagcccggcgagtttttccgggccggaagcttggaccactaACGTGCACGGACAGCTCATGCCCGGAGACACCTCGTGCCCCGCCGAACACCATATCCACCACTTCAAAAGTGAGGCTATTGAGCCACGTACAATAGCTATTGTCATAAGATTCTGTGAAGGGGTTgtaattagatgcttgcgatcaacttgtactatctatacttttgtgggaggttgacgttgcggccacgtgatgtgacTTTGGCTGGAGTAGCAGATAGCTCATCTCCAGCTTGAACACCAGCGTGAGCAGCGCCagcgcgtttttgacgcttgttaCTTGGTGAGAGTACTTGTGAGGCTTTAcgcttgcgttgttgagcttgttggaTAGATtttttctggtgttgagcttcaactttgcgcgcgcgttcagctgctttctcagctcgctcaacCTCCCTCATCTCTTTGAGCCTCTGCCTCTCtacacgcttctcctcgagctcaacttgacgctgcagttgaGCCTCCTtacgctgcttcttggcctgtgctttttggagtttctcctccgtctcatctcgctcccgtactgcttctctagctcgagcaTCACGCAacttgcgaggagaccagaagacagcgccaccgtgatactcctggcgctgttgaaggtcaagagctttgcccttcttctcGTGCTTCTTTTTgtgttgaagagcctcctttaagccctcattctcatgctttaaaagctcatTCTGAACAGAGAGATGGTGGACGCTTGAacgcagctttcttgcctcatactgatggctattAGTGACAGCAGCTCGAACTAATCGATCTATCTTTCTCCAatcatgatcagagagccctgatgatgagcttctcttagcttctggcgtgctggcaaatctacgaaggataacgttggcatccatcggccagatcccagtggcttcgaaggccttcaatatgaggctctccgtgaaggaggatatccaggcgctccagaagagtgggaagaagtctcctttcttgattggagCGAGAccttgagccttatggagatggttggtgagctcgttagagtaAGCTTGAGAGAgaggcttgaacagcactacgtcaagcggctggagcgtatgaGTCGAACGGGGGTGAAGGATTATAAGGAGGGTCCTGTGGCGATCACAGTAGTCgataaactccatcgtgacatgagatccatggccatcaaggatgagcaatcgccatctccctgatcgctgctttgtATAGCGATCAAACATCTGCTCTAGCCAAGCTAGACCTATGTTATcgtttgaccagcctgttggagatgataagacaaagacctcatgttctcctgccttgatatcCTCTACCCAACTTGATCGTATAGCTCCttttttagctgcgtagataaggcttgggggcagcgagctcccatcggCGCAGCAACAGGCCAGGAgtgtcagaaactcgcgtgatccatcctggagagatgctcgaacctccttcttctcccattgacgcctgctgaatattctcttgcttctgcctatcaagccaatcaagaagcccttctcatccatattgtatatatctcgagcctcaAGGTGATATTCagtgatctttcgatgcagTAGCTCGAAGTAGAGACGGTAttttgactcagaatcagccaggtggcgaACACGACCCATGGCggtggtccactttgagattATATGGATCTGGTGTCTGGTGATGAAGCGAGAAACCCATCGATCGCTTAGCTGCCGATGGGCTATTTCAGATGAGAAATTCCTAATCATCTCTCTCGTAGGAGGAAGGACTCTCTCTGTAAGCTTTGTGATATATCGTAtaagctctagctcttgttgttGGTCGAGAGCTTGTTGATTTAAGTATCCATCCTCCCGAGACGCTGTCACGCCTCTCTACCTTCGCCCCAGCGTTGAGCGGTTAACCTGGTATTTCTCAGCAACTTCCCTCAACGTAAAGTGTTCTCCTGGATCACGCGATTTCAAATCTTCAATTGCATCGTCGATAGGTGCCATGGCTGTAGCGTTATAGTCTGTTGAAGTTGTGGTGTTGAGACGCGGCTTGGTTTTCGGCGGGGCACGAGGTGTCTCCGGGCATGAGCTGTCCGTGCACGTTAACTGCGCGACACCTGGACCGAGCTCCAAGAACTGCCAAGATTAGCAGAACCAAAACAAACAAGCTGAGCCTGAGCCTTCACGCCTACCTATCATGAACAGCATCTAGCCCAAAATCTTTCAGCTAGTGTTAATCTGCTAGTTCAACATCTACTATCTCCCTGGAATACGCCGAGATAGCTGCCGTCAACGAGCCCTGCCGAGTATCTCCTACCATTGTCGCCATGGCTGACCAGTCGCCTGATTACAAAACGCTGTTCCTCGAAGAACAATGCAGACGCAAAGCCGCGGAGCAGGCGCAGAATGAGGCAGAGCAGGCGAAGAATGAGGCAGAGCAGGCGAAGAATGAGGCAGAGCAGGCGAAGAATGAGGCAGAGCAGGCGAAGAATGAGGCAGAGCAGGCGAAGAATGAGGCCGAAGAGAAAACTCGCAAGACGACTCTTCCAGAGTTTCTCGACGCCTGTCACGATAATCTATACTCCGGTCTCACCGTCCAGACCGATGCGACCTTGTCGACGCGGGGCGACCCTGCGAATGCGAATAACAAGCTTCGACCTGAGAAGCTCCTTCTATGGAAGGATTTCCCAGCACAACAAGCAGCGATTTGGGACAAACTTATGGGGTCTGACTTCGCGTTAGAGCGACACTTCACCTCGCTGCATACGTTGAAAGAGTCTGGTGAAGCTATCCGACGGAAGATGATGAGTTCTGAGCTAGATTTGCATCTCTTCCAACGTACCACTGTAGACGACCCTGTAACGTCTATTATCGAACGATTATACGACCAACAAATACTACGACAGGAGTTTGGACTCAAGGGTTCGATACAGTTTGAGAATCACGCCAACACCCTCAGCCCGGAAACGCAACTAGAGAGCATTAGTTCCATGACCATCTCCGGGACTCAGCGACGACGGTCACCACGCCTACAGGCCAAGGCCCAGGCCCAAGACAACTCCGTGGCCGCACCTCGCGCCCCAACAGCACGATCGTCCCGTCCTCGAGCCGATCAGTTCTGCGTCTACAACACCAGCACTCAGAATACAGAGACTCGCGTAGCGGCCTTTATCACGGAATACAAACCTCCGCACAAGCTGCCACTCGGGTATATAAACGAGGGTTTGGGGGATATGGAACTCGAGGAGGTGATTCTATGTCGCGAAACGGATACTCCTCGCGACCACTTTCGCCGGCTGATGGCTGCAGTCATCACACAAGCATTTTCTTATATGGTCAAGCTTGGGGTGAAGTATGGTTGCGTGTGCACTGGCGAAGCTTTCGTCTTCCTACGCATTCCTGACGATCCTAGAACGGCTCAGTACTTCCTCTCCGTTCCGAAAGGGGACGTCGGGGACACCACAGGATGGACATCGGACTTAGACGGAACAAATCGCCTGCATCTAACAGCTGTTGCTCAGATGCTAGCTTTCACGCTTCAGGCGCTGCAGACACCGCCCCGTAGCCACAAATGGCGTGCCGACGCCGCCTCTCAACTCAATGGCTGGGAGGTTACGTATGAAGACCTGCTAGATACTATCCATGTAGAAGATGCGCCATCATCGGAGTACCGTCCACCTCGCCACAATGAGTTCCTTCGCATGTCACCTATCCAGCTCCGGCGGAGGCATACCCCAATTAGCTCTTCAAGCTGCGCGCGACCGCAGGATCAGCACGCAGCTAGCGACGAAGAACCCGACTCCGATACTCCAAGCCGGCGGCAACCTTCACCCCCGCGCCAGCCTCGCACACACGCCGCTACCAGCAGCTCTTCGCCGAGTCAGAGTTCCCATAGAGGACAAAGTGGACAGTATTGCACTCAAAACTGCATACTAGGGTTAGTCCGAGGGGGTCCACTTGATATGTCGTGCCCAAATGTGCGAGATCATGGGGAAAGCCATCATCAGATCGATTCACCGACCTTCCTCACTCTTATACGCCAACAGCTCTCAAACGACTTAGATACTGACTGCAAGCCTGTGAGTCTGCCTGGCGCTTGCGGCGTCTTATTCCAAGTTCGGCTGAAATCGCACGGGTACATGGTAGCAGCCAAGTGCACTCCCATTGACTTCGTCCATCGTCTTCATCATGAAGCTACCGTTTATGACCTCCTCCGTCCGATCCAGGGTATACATGTACCAGTTCATCTAGGCAACATAGACCTGGAAACCCCCTATTTCTACGAGGGTATTTGTGAGCTTGTCCACATGATGTTTCTTAGTTTTGGAGGGAAGCGGATCGCCCAACACCTCACCGCCAAGAACCGGCTTTCCGTTACCCAACAAGTCGACTGCTCAGCCCAAGCTATTCACAACCTTAGTATCTTGCATAAAGACCTTATGCCTCGAAACCTGTTGTGGAATGAGGAGACGGGCCGAGTGATGGTGGTTGATTTCGAGCGGGCAGAGTTCATCAAGCCACGACCTATACTAGGTACCATCTCGGCGAAcaggaagaggaagagagtGTGCAATACAGGGTTGTCTAAACGTGGAGAAGATAGTCTTTCTATTTTTTTGCGAGAAAGAAAACGGGTAACTATTGAACTGCGTGGACTACACGAACGCCACCAAGTTCTACCTAGCCAATAATTGGaccccaccaactttctGCACCTTCACAAGCGTACAACTCAACTACCTTTTAGAGCACTGTATAAATATTGCTGTTGTAGATTAAACAGTACCTACACTATCTTCTTGCAAGTACGtgagttgtgcccagtctctCTGCACCTTGTGCAGCGCGCTAGAGCCTGGCGGCTGAGGCCTGACCTTGACCTTGTTCACGCTCTATCTGATTACTGGTTAGCCTTCTGCTCATGGCCTCTGGAAGAAGCCGTATGCGGCCGCAGAAATAGCCTAGTAGAGAGACTGTGCAGCTCCATAGTTGTATACCATCTGTGGACCTATGCCTATTCGGACTTATTTTCCCTCTATTCTCCACCATAATTCTGCCGTGCGAGGGCCGCGCAGATATCTCGCAAGTTCTCATCCTCTTGATACTGCGGTCGAGGCGTCTTAAATATCTTCTCTCTCCTTTCTCCTTCCGGCCACGCAAGTCGTCTCTTCTCCACTTCATGCTTTTCGAGGGCTTCCTGACTGGTGAATGTACGGCCGTACACACAGGCAAACCTAGCTACTGAAGGCCCGATCTGCGTCAACACGGGCTCCAATTTCATAAAAGCGAAGGAAGAGACTAAGGAGCTGTCTTGTTGTTGGTTTTGAGTAAGAGACTTGTCGGCTTGTCGCCTGTGGTATAAAGAGTCGCGCTTGTGTAGTGAGAGCACTGAAGATGTGATAGTGCCTGGTACTGGCCCGAAAGCTGGGGGAATCGAAGTCGGAGGTGAATGTGGAGCTGTGAATGGCACTGAGACCGGCGTTGTGCCTTTGGGCGTAGACCCGGATCTAGGCTTTCCTGCCTGATGAGTCTTCGAGTACCGCAAATGATTTCTCTGCTTCTTCTCGTTGGTAAAGTTCTGTCCACAAGGGCACAGTATTTTTTGCGCTATTGCTTCACAAGATGGAATGGGACGCTTCCCTGCCGCTAATACCGAATCCGCGCCCGAATTTAATTCTGGGTCCTCAATCAAATCTAATGTAGTCGAACACGCATCCATCCGTTACTTATAACCTGCACAGCGGCATCCATGTCTTTGAAGTTCATCGTGATTTTTGAACGTGCTACCACACCAGCAGGCTACAGAGGCCACAGGCCTGGGCGTTGAAGCTGGAATTGAAGCTCTAGCTGGAATCGCGGCGGCCCTTCGATTGAAGCTTAGAGCCATAGAGATGACATTCTCTCCCTTCTGATGGGTTCCGCAGACCCGTTTATGCCCTAAATACGTCTCCACGTTCTCGAAACTTTTACCGCAAGGGCAGCGAACCTGGAATGTGCTGATTCTTCCTGCTGCGTCCGCCATTTCGATCTCCGCATAAGATAAGGTAATTTCAACGAATAGTAAGCGGAAGACTAAAGGTAAGTATAGCAAGTTAGGCAGTGTTGTAAACTTGATCTATATTAGCGTAAGATTTCTGTAGTCAAGTTAGGTCACTCGCCAAATATCATATTCTACACATCTGAAAATTCTCGCATCTAACAGTATGAAAGTTAGTATGTTATGTTTCTCGAGCTCAACCTACCCCGCATCTGTCAACGAAGGGGGAAGTGGTGGGTCTATTTTTGCGGGGTTGATGTCAGATGATAGACTGATCTGTTCATCTGATTCGCCAGCCGCGCACATATACCTGTTCAAGTGTACGCGTTGTGCGACGTACGAGCTGTATGTTCCCACTTGCGTACTTGCATATTTTCCCAAGTCTCAGCAAAGAGCACAGCGGGTCCAGGCTCAGATAGACTGTGTTGCTTCCTTGCGAGGAGTATGTACGTACATACGTTCAAGGATGAAATCGAGAGGGAAACTGGCTTGAGTACGTTGTTGATAAACGGGCTAAAAGCTGAGACTTAAAGTGACCGGGAACCTGATCCCGCCTCAGACGGCTGGACACAATGCAGCCCACGCTACGGTGCGCAGCACTAGATCGCCCATCTTAGATAGCACGGCCCGCACATAGTGCTGATCTAAAAGAAGCTGATTGAATGAGTTATTATTTACTGTTAGTGTCACGGTATCCTCTCGTACCCCCTGACACCTGCACGTGCCGCACTCGCTTATGCGCACGTGCCTCACTTTGTATATCTTCAGCTCGCTCTGCGTACAGCTATCCTCTTGTACCACACCTAAGTATCGTACCTAGCATATCCAATCGAGCTTCTGAAGCAAGTTTGATGTCCCTGCTCGTTGCCTCTCGTGACAGTTAGTTAAAGTGAGGCGGTCGTGTAACGCTTATACTAAGCTGCTGTATTGTATTTGTTAGATGTGGGAGGACCAAGCAGACATGAGGAagaaggttgttgtattgagagAGCTACATGAAGCGATTATATACACAACTAAGATGAGTAAGCAGGTGACGAGGAGTCACGTGAGATACAGTTCACAGTGTACCAGGTGAACCGAGGTGCCAGGCTGACAGTATTGTAGTGTACGGCAACCAGAATCTATTTCTTAAAGATACTAGGAGAGAAAAGACTTTGTAGCCTAAGGCTGCAATTCCGAGAATATCTATTCTTTTGGCTTGATGTTGAGCTTATTGTGCTGGGGCGTGTCTGTGGCGTCTCGCTACACAGGGTGTCTCGTTACGCAGGGATAGACTTTACGTGCGACAGCGCCGCTGAGTACAAGGCGACGTTCTGGATCGAGGCGGCCCGCAAAGAGTCGCCGGAGCGCGATCCTTTCAGCTGTTTCGCGTTCGCCGTTGCTCCTTTTTTTCGTTTTAATATACTTTATATATTCTCGGGCCTTCCCCACGCAGTGTGTAACAAACACCTATTCAACCTACGAGAGTATAATGCCATGAACTGTATCGAAGTGATCCCGCAATTCCTTCTTACTAAAGTTCCTCTTTGGACACGAATGGTGGGGGCATTGGATGCTCTGCCCACTGCTATTATCCACTTGCTTGTTTATGTGGTCCCCGATGTGCTTGCATACATGGGCATagttgtcaacaatcaagccaatcCAAGCTGAGGCGTCAGATTGGATTGCTCGTTTTTTGAGAGCGTCAGCTTGGATTGTTAGGGCTAACAAGCTGAGATTGTGAGCTTGATTGAGGCTTGATTGATCGGCTTGATAACCTGTACTAGCGCTAGCCTTAGTGTTGAGTTTCGTCGTCCCAAGTCGCCAGCCCGCACAAAAGCTCCATATTGTCGTCGTCTGCTGCCTCCTCCTCTACTACTTCGTCGTCGCCTCCGAGGCCAGCTCTTTGCCACCGTCGTACGCACTGTATTGCCGCTAGAAGTTGAGGTCCTAGACGTCGTCGTCGCGGCTCTAACAGGTCGCCCAGCTCACTGAACAggcgctcacactcacagcttgacGCTGGGATAGAGAGTACGCCAAGCGCAAGCTTACTAAGGCTAGGGTAGCAATCGCGCATGCTCACCCAGTACTTAATAGGGTTATCTGCGTGTTCTGTACCTCTCTTAGCTGCCGGCTCGCTGCGCTTCCACCTCTTAAActcatcctcgtcatcgGTAAGGCTGCTAGCAGTACTAGGATTAAGTATACTATCGATTGCGTCGTCTATATCGCTTGGGATCACTGCCGACGGCCTTACCGCGCGCGGTGAGGTGTTGTACTGCGCCCAGAGCGCCTGAAAGCTGGCGTTGCTAGCCTCGAGCCAGTCGGGCTTCCTAGCCCACGCCTTATCGCAGTAGTACTTGTACATCGGATGGAGTattgtagcagcgtagtacGCGGGCGAGTCGTCTAGCTTAGAGTAGTAGTCATCGGCCTTCTGCCAAGCTGCGCGCAAGTTAATTGCAATGTGATCCTCAGGCGACTCATCGTGCTCGTTGTAGTTAACCGCCTTATACGCGTTGACGCGCTGCTCGTAGTAGGTAAGGAGGTATTCGAATATTGGAATTATCTCAGCAATAGCCCCAAAGCTGCCGCTTTTGCCGCGCCCTTCGAGGCGCTTTGTAGCAGTCTTAAGCGGTTTTAAGATGTCCATGTACTCTGTAATTACTGCCCAATCAGCACCTGTAAGGCCGTCTGATCGCATCCACGGCTGCGCAACTGGCAGCTTATTGCCGCGACTTTGCGCAAACGTGTCCTCCCTTTGCACCCGCTGTATATGGTGAGTAGCGTAGGCGTTAACTGCAAACTGCAGCTTTACGGCACGCTCAAAGCATGAGTAGTACGAGTTCCACCGCGTGACGACGGGTTTAACGGGCTCGAGGATCTTGCGATCGTTGGCTGACGCGCTGGACGGCAGCTCAGTGTGGGCGAGGCGCTGGAAGTCCTCGAAGAGCTTATGCTGTTGTGGCGTTTTGATGTAGTTCATGATACTGAGCAGTACGCCGAGTGGGCCTACGTGTCTCCACTCCTCTATGAAGTCGTGCTCGTCGGTGAGCTCTTGTACGTCGTTGTCGAACAAGGCGGCGCTACCCTTGCCCCAGAGGAGCGTctggccgatgaggttgAGCGTGTGAGGtccgcagcggaggcgccggtgGGTGGCATTAAAACCGTACTCTTGAGCTAATATTGCAACAGTACTGTCGTTGTTAGGggcgttatcaagcacgaaGTAACCAATTGACTGCGACGTGATCTTAAAGTCCTGCAGCGTTTTTATAACAACCTCGGCCATCCTCTCGCCACTGTGA belongs to Pyrenophora tritici-repentis strain M4 chromosome 10, whole genome shotgun sequence and includes:
- a CDS encoding Membrane-bound metallopeptidase; the protein is MGRVRHLADSESKYRLYFELLHRKITEYHLEARDIYNMDEKGFLIGLIGRSKRIFSRRQWEKKEVRASLQDGSREFLTLLACCCADGSSLPPSLIYAAKKGAIRSSWVEDIKAGEHEVFVLSSPTGWSNDNIGLAWLEQMFDRYTKQRSGRWRLLILDGHGSHVTMEFIDYCDRHRTLLIILHPRSTHTLQPLDVVLFKPLSQAYSNELTNHLHKAQGLAPIKKGDFFPLFWSAWISSFTESLILKAFEATGIWPMDANVILRRFASTPEAKRSSSSGLSDHDWRKIDRLVRAAVTNSHQYEARKLRSSVHHLSVQNELLKHENEGLKEALQHKKKHEKKGKALDLQQRQEYHGGAVFWSPRKLRDARAREAVRERDETEEKLQKAQAKKQRKEAQLQRQVELEEKRVERQRLKEMREVERAEKAAERARKVEAQHQKKSIQQAQQRKRKASQVLSPSNKRQKRAGAAHAGVQAGDELSATPAKVTSRGRNVNLPQKYR
- a CDS encoding DUF827 multi-domain protein — protein: MADQSPDYKTLFLEEQCRRKAAEQAQNEAEQAKNEAEQAKNEAEQAKNEAEQAKNEAEQAKNEAEEKTRKTTLPEFLDACHDNLYSGLTVQTDATLSTRGDPANANNKLRPEKLLLWKDFPAQQAAIWDKLMGSDFALERHFTSLHTLKESGEAIRRKMMSSELDLHLFQRTTVDDPVTSIIERLYDQQILRQEFGLKGSIQFENHANTLSPETQLESISSMTISGTQRRRSPRLQAKAQAQDNSVAAPRAPTARSSRPRADQFCVYNTSTQNTETRVAAFITEYKPPHKLPLGYINEGLGDMELEEVILCRETDTPRDHFRRLMAAVITQAFSYMVKLGVKYGCVCTGEAFVFLRIPDDPRTAQYFLSVPKGDVGDTTGWTSDLDGTNRLHLTAVAQMLAFTLQALQTPPRSHKWRADAASQLNGWEVTYEDLLDTIHVEDAPSSDSGGGIPQLALQAARDRRISTQLATKNPTPILQAGGNLHPRASLAHTPLPAALRRVRVPIEDKVDSIALKTAY
- a CDS encoding Dimer-Tnp-hAT multi-domain protein; this encodes MATASRPSLQNPPGYNRFRLAAVSWLVENNHPLSEFETPAFRRLLEAANPLAERALWTSHVSVSQYVARLYKHLKPRVILQLSQALSKVHLSFDGWTTKGGKRGFLGVVAHFVDSRGDLQDLPIALPQLTGAHSGERMAEVVIKTLQDFKITSQSIGYFVLDNAPNNDSTVAILAQEYGFNATHRRLRCGPHTLNLIGQTLLWGKGSAALFDNDVQELTDEHDFIEEWRHVGPLGVLLSIMNYIKTPQQHKLFEDFQRLAHTELPSSASANDRKILEPVKPVVTRWNSYYSCFERAVKLQFAVNAYATHHIQRVQREDTFAQSRGNKLPVAQPWMRSDGLTGADWAVITEYMDILKPLKTATKRLEGRGKSGSFGAIAEIIPIFEYLLTYYEQRVNAYKAVNYNEHDESPEDHIAINLRAAWQKADDYYSKLDDSPAYYAATILHPMYKYYCDKAWARKPDWLEASNASFQALWAQYNTSPRAVRPSAVIPSDIDDAIDSILNPSTASSLTDDEDEFKRWKRSEPAAKRGTEHADNPIKYWVSMRDCYPSLSKLALGVLSIPASSCECERLFSELGDLLEPRRRRLGPQLLAAIQCVRRWQRAGLGGDDEVVEEEAADDDNMELLCGLATWDDETQH